A section of the Candidatus Eisenbacteria bacterium genome encodes:
- the mreC gene encoding rod shape-determining protein MreC, protein MLSLLLLIVGERLPQASLRGFGAFLFAPFDRVVLAMDRLGAAWIENQELHERLTALSLENAVLRRAGEENRQLRQQLALPGYRNPFLRPLEIIAMTGEPIPAAATLSAGAKAGLRVGDVVVTSEGLVGRVSEVYAMQSRVALLSDPTVSVACEVESTGVLGVVRFTLSPRPSLTLTSVPYADTVLVGQRVLTSGMSRRYPRGIPVGRVVKVGQEPDGLTQAVELQPAARFTRLRHVFVIPGPLDPGAR, encoded by the coding sequence ATGCTGTCTCTCCTTCTCCTCATCGTCGGCGAGCGTCTGCCCCAGGCCTCGCTGCGCGGGTTCGGCGCCTTTCTGTTCGCTCCCTTCGATCGCGTGGTCCTGGCCATGGACCGGCTGGGCGCGGCGTGGATCGAGAATCAGGAGCTGCACGAGCGGCTCACGGCGCTGAGCCTCGAGAACGCCGTGCTGAGGCGGGCGGGAGAGGAGAACCGTCAGCTTCGCCAGCAGCTCGCGCTCCCGGGGTACCGGAATCCCTTTCTCAGGCCGCTCGAGATCATCGCGATGACCGGGGAGCCCATCCCCGCGGCCGCGACGCTGAGCGCCGGAGCCAAAGCCGGCCTGCGCGTGGGCGACGTGGTGGTGACGAGCGAGGGGCTGGTGGGCCGCGTCTCCGAGGTCTATGCGATGCAGAGCCGGGTCGCCCTGCTCAGCGATCCCACGGTCTCGGTGGCGTGTGAAGTCGAGAGCACCGGAGTCCTGGGCGTGGTGCGGTTCACCCTCTCACCACGGCCTTCGCTGACGCTGACTTCGGTTCCGTATGCCGACACCGTGCTGGTGGGTCAGCGCGTGCTCACCTCGGGGATGTCGCGGCGATACCCGCGAGGCATTCCGGTCGGTCGCGTGGTCAAGGTGGGCCAGGAGCCCGACGGTCTCACGCAGGCCGTGGAGCTCCAGCCCGCCGCGCGGTTCACGCGGCTGCGCCACGTCTTCGTGATTCCAGGACCTCTCGATCCGGGGGCGCGATGA
- a CDS encoding TonB-dependent receptor: protein MLHRAPRVVMLATLFATSVLTGSMTQAGTTGKLVGKVTNEKKEPLAGVNVRIEAQRVGAVSDEKGEYFIIGVLGGEYVVRANILGYAPFIANKVTVTPDFTTELNIEMKPEAVQMEEVRVEAERPLLQKDATNTTRFISSDQISRMPTRGYQEAAAQSSGIVSFQRQIDREAQNGPTLIVRGGRPNETAYYLDGFSQQDPLTGNATTAISNNAIQEVVVQNGGFNAEYGRAMSGVINVITREGTDKYSGSLEALTDNFGGYGNDLLGAKIYDNNVYDGTLGGPIFPGKDWGNFYYSGQRRYQSDRSPRANYDEPLPSNALAGWTHQGKLSIPLGKPLSLKLSGLWADDDWQQYLNTYRFNLAHAPRYEDRNRSFGTFLNHTLNAKSFYSVGANFYQTERTRGDGVYFDNIYGYGEFPQADLRSDIRWFWPGLSGPQGDPLSDSLRASAERAGGTGHVFDDYLRRKSQYWAVRGDYTNQWNAFHQLRAGFEYDQHTLRFYNHFFPVNFWDASGDSINNDVDIDRYGYSADGQEETDEGIDGPRKPKVFSVYLQDKYERAGLVVNGGLRYDYINTDVGALADEDLPLGNDGTLDEPDLVENKTYSRVSPRLGIGFPVTDRMVLHANWGQFFQQPNLQDLYVSYRFLEHKVRTGGYFVGFGNPNLKPEQTTAYEVGISQQVNDYAKFDISAYYKDVKDLVQIEAVPSFPNQFSTYRNKDFATLKGVDMAFTLRRVNHIQANVAYSLSWAFGTGSVSNTQRNVAWTASDPPKQTAPLDFDQRHKISVNLDYGLGKAEGPKLGGINWLENFNFNVLYNIASGTPYTPTNIYDEVTLAAVASEPQGALNSRYGPWTNSLDFKVSRGFNTRGLNLAVYALVQNLFDTDNAINVFSGTGSPNTTAFLNTPEGRAVGQALQNEGIDPNAAYNMALQNENLYSIPRTIRFGMRVGF from the coding sequence ATGCTCCACAGAGCTCCCCGGGTCGTGATGTTGGCGACGCTCTTCGCCACATCCGTGTTGACCGGCTCGATGACCCAGGCTGGAACCACCGGCAAGCTGGTGGGAAAAGTCACGAACGAGAAGAAAGAGCCTTTGGCGGGGGTCAACGTCCGGATCGAAGCCCAGCGAGTCGGCGCTGTCTCCGATGAGAAGGGTGAGTACTTCATCATTGGTGTCCTGGGCGGCGAATACGTGGTCCGTGCCAACATCCTCGGGTACGCGCCGTTCATTGCGAACAAGGTGACGGTCACCCCCGACTTCACCACCGAGCTGAACATCGAGATGAAGCCCGAAGCCGTCCAGATGGAGGAAGTACGGGTCGAGGCCGAGCGCCCGCTCCTCCAGAAGGACGCCACCAACACGACTCGCTTCATCTCCTCCGATCAGATCTCGCGGATGCCCACGCGCGGCTACCAGGAGGCGGCGGCTCAGTCGTCGGGAATCGTGAGCTTTCAGCGTCAGATCGACCGCGAGGCCCAGAACGGACCGACGCTCATCGTCCGCGGTGGCCGGCCGAACGAGACGGCGTACTACCTCGACGGGTTCTCCCAGCAGGATCCCCTGACCGGTAATGCAACGACCGCCATCAGCAACAACGCCATCCAGGAAGTCGTCGTGCAGAACGGCGGCTTCAACGCCGAGTACGGGCGCGCGATGTCGGGCGTGATCAACGTGATCACCCGTGAAGGCACGGACAAGTACAGCGGGAGCCTCGAGGCTCTCACCGATAACTTCGGCGGCTACGGCAACGACCTCCTGGGCGCGAAGATCTACGACAACAACGTGTACGACGGGACGCTCGGAGGCCCCATCTTCCCCGGGAAGGACTGGGGTAACTTCTATTACAGCGGCCAGCGCCGCTATCAGTCAGATCGCTCGCCGCGCGCGAACTACGACGAACCGCTGCCGTCCAACGCGCTCGCCGGATGGACGCACCAGGGGAAGCTCTCGATCCCTCTCGGCAAGCCGCTCAGCCTCAAGCTGAGCGGGTTGTGGGCGGATGACGATTGGCAGCAGTACCTCAATACTTACCGCTTCAACCTCGCCCATGCGCCGCGATACGAGGATCGGAACCGGTCGTTCGGCACCTTCCTCAACCACACGCTGAACGCCAAGTCGTTCTACAGCGTGGGCGCGAACTTCTATCAAACAGAGCGCACGCGCGGCGACGGCGTCTACTTCGACAACATCTACGGTTACGGAGAGTTCCCTCAGGCTGATCTTCGCTCGGACATCCGCTGGTTCTGGCCGGGGTTGAGCGGCCCGCAAGGAGATCCGCTCTCCGATTCGCTGCGCGCCTCCGCCGAGCGGGCGGGGGGAACCGGCCACGTGTTCGACGATTATCTGCGGCGCAAGTCTCAGTACTGGGCGGTGAGAGGCGACTACACCAACCAATGGAATGCGTTCCATCAGCTCAGGGCAGGATTCGAGTACGACCAGCACACGCTGCGTTTCTACAACCACTTCTTCCCGGTCAACTTCTGGGACGCCTCGGGCGACAGCATCAACAACGACGTGGATATCGACCGCTACGGATACTCCGCTGACGGTCAGGAGGAGACCGACGAGGGCATCGACGGCCCCCGCAAGCCGAAGGTCTTCAGCGTGTACCTCCAGGACAAGTACGAGCGCGCCGGACTGGTCGTGAACGGCGGGCTCCGCTACGACTACATCAACACCGATGTCGGCGCCCTGGCGGACGAGGACCTGCCGCTCGGCAATGACGGTACGCTCGACGAGCCGGACCTCGTCGAGAACAAGACCTACAGCCGGGTCAGCCCGCGCCTCGGGATCGGCTTCCCGGTCACCGACCGGATGGTGCTGCACGCGAACTGGGGCCAGTTCTTCCAGCAGCCAAATCTCCAGGACCTCTACGTCTCGTATCGCTTCCTGGAGCACAAGGTGCGGACCGGCGGGTACTTCGTCGGGTTCGGCAATCCCAACCTCAAGCCCGAGCAGACCACGGCTTATGAGGTGGGGATCAGCCAGCAGGTGAACGACTACGCCAAGTTCGACATCTCGGCCTACTACAAGGACGTCAAGGATCTGGTTCAGATCGAGGCGGTCCCCAGCTTCCCGAACCAGTTCTCGACCTATCGCAACAAGGACTTCGCGACCCTGAAGGGCGTGGACATGGCCTTCACCCTGCGCCGGGTCAACCACATCCAGGCCAACGTCGCCTATAGCCTGTCGTGGGCGTTCGGCACCGGTTCGGTGTCCAACACGCAGCGCAACGTCGCGTGGACCGCGAGCGATCCGCCGAAGCAGACCGCTCCGCTGGACTTCGATCAGCGCCACAAGATCTCGGTCAACCTCGACTACGGGCTCGGCAAGGCCGAAGGGCCGAAGCTGGGCGGGATCAACTGGCTCGAGAACTTCAACTTCAACGTCCTGTACAACATCGCCAGCGGGACTCCGTACACGCCGACCAACATCTACGACGAGGTGACGCTGGCGGCGGTGGCTTCGGAGCCCCAAGGCGCGCTGAACTCGCGTTACGGGCCGTGGACCAACAGCCTCGATTTCAAGGTTTCCAGGGGCTTCAATACGCGTGGTCTCAACCTGGCGGTGTATGCGCTGGTCCAGAACCTGTTCGACACCGACAACGCGATCAACGTGTTCTCGGGCACGGGCTCTCCGAACACCACGGCGTTCTTGAATACACCCGAGGGGCGCGCCGTGGGGCAGGCTCTCCAAAATGAAGGCATCGATCCCAATGCGGCATACAACATGGCACTGCAGAACGAGAACCTGTACAGCATCCCCCGTACGATCCGCTTCGGCATGCGGGTGGGGTTCTAG
- the mrdA gene encoding penicillin-binding protein 2, producing the protein MLAALAVGGFAVITVGLLILQIQDHGYFLRLAQENRVRLEVMRAPRGAIYDRNGELLADNYPSFNIVFRPLPAESTARAKLVVDPLWVRQVSRLLEEDTTRVTELVRKANRSGQTATLRHNAPFPVLAAVEESRAEYPGLEVVIQPLRRYPHGTLASHLLGYAGEINDKELVEREQQGYQAGDLIGRTGVERTLEEFLRGRDGAEFVVVNAMGRRVSTLSEGPPQRPEPGHDIVMTVDLRVQQAMEEAMAKVSRGAAVAIDPRDGGILGMVSRPAFDPNEFSRGLSFARWKQLSSGGANPLLNRAIQGAYPPGSTFKVIVMLAALRSGVASVASRFASCFGSYHFGGRSFGCWKREGHGSLDFPGALQHSCDVYFYQIGTKLGLARLEAAALAFGLGEKTGIDLPQERRGLVPSQAYYDKRWGVNGWRKGTLLNLAIGQGELLVTPLQLALMAAEVATQGRPVRPHVVKEVRGAPDFHTPRPLQPGVAADPAVWRAVQHGMELVVESGTGTASRVQDVKVAGKTGTAQNPHGNDHALFVCYAPADDPRIALAFVIENSGHGGSVAAPMAGAVLRRLFAPDTSTTEVPPVPIPIDTSGVVRGD; encoded by the coding sequence GTGCTCGCCGCCCTCGCGGTCGGAGGGTTCGCGGTGATCACGGTCGGCCTCCTCATCCTCCAGATCCAGGATCACGGCTACTTCCTGAGGCTGGCCCAGGAGAACCGCGTCCGGCTGGAGGTCATGCGGGCGCCGCGGGGCGCGATCTATGACCGGAACGGCGAGCTGCTCGCGGACAACTACCCGAGCTTCAACATCGTCTTCCGTCCGCTGCCGGCGGAGAGCACCGCGCGCGCGAAGCTGGTGGTCGATCCCCTGTGGGTGCGGCAGGTGAGCCGTCTGCTCGAGGAGGACACGACGCGCGTCACCGAGCTGGTGCGGAAGGCGAACCGCAGTGGCCAGACCGCCACGCTCAGGCACAACGCGCCTTTTCCCGTGCTGGCCGCGGTCGAGGAGTCGCGCGCCGAGTATCCCGGTCTCGAGGTCGTGATCCAGCCTCTGAGGCGCTATCCGCACGGCACGCTGGCCTCGCATCTGCTCGGCTATGCGGGCGAGATCAACGACAAGGAGCTGGTCGAGCGCGAGCAGCAGGGCTACCAGGCCGGAGACCTCATCGGACGCACCGGAGTCGAGCGCACCTTGGAGGAGTTCCTGCGCGGGCGCGACGGGGCGGAGTTCGTGGTGGTCAACGCGATGGGACGCCGGGTGTCGACGCTCTCCGAGGGCCCGCCCCAGCGGCCCGAACCGGGCCACGACATCGTGATGACGGTGGATCTCCGGGTGCAGCAGGCGATGGAAGAGGCGATGGCCAAGGTGTCGCGCGGGGCCGCCGTCGCCATCGACCCGCGGGACGGCGGCATCCTCGGCATGGTGAGCCGACCCGCCTTCGATCCCAACGAATTCTCGCGAGGTCTCTCGTTCGCCCGGTGGAAGCAACTCTCGAGCGGCGGCGCGAACCCGCTACTCAATCGCGCCATCCAGGGCGCGTATCCTCCAGGCTCGACGTTCAAGGTCATCGTCATGCTCGCCGCGCTGCGCTCGGGAGTGGCGAGCGTCGCGTCCCGCTTCGCATCGTGCTTCGGGAGCTATCACTTCGGTGGACGCTCGTTTGGCTGCTGGAAGCGCGAGGGACACGGCTCGCTGGACTTCCCTGGCGCGCTGCAGCATTCGTGCGACGTCTACTTCTATCAGATCGGGACCAAGCTCGGCCTCGCCCGGCTCGAGGCCGCGGCCCTCGCCTTCGGCCTCGGCGAGAAGACCGGAATCGATCTGCCGCAGGAGCGCCGGGGTCTGGTCCCGAGCCAGGCGTATTACGACAAGCGCTGGGGTGTCAACGGCTGGCGCAAGGGGACGCTGCTCAACCTGGCGATCGGGCAGGGCGAGCTGCTCGTGACGCCGCTGCAGCTCGCGCTGATGGCGGCCGAGGTGGCGACCCAAGGACGCCCGGTCCGGCCGCACGTCGTCAAGGAGGTGCGTGGCGCGCCGGACTTCCACACGCCGCGCCCTTTGCAGCCGGGCGTGGCCGCCGATCCCGCGGTTTGGCGCGCCGTGCAGCACGGCATGGAGCTGGTGGTGGAGTCCGGCACCGGCACGGCGTCACGGGTCCAGGACGTGAAGGTCGCAGGGAAGACGGGCACCGCGCAGAATCCTCACGGCAACGACCACGCTTTGTTCGTCTGCTACGCCCCGGCCGACGACCCGCGCATCGCGCTGGCGTTCGTCATCGAGAACAGCGGTCACGGCGGCAGCGTCGCCGCGCCGATGGCCGGCGCCGTGCTGCGCCGCCTGTTCGCTCCCGACACCTCGACCACCGAGGTGCCTCCCGTTCCCATACCGATCGACACATCGGGGGTGGTGCGTGGGGACTAA
- the rodA gene encoding rod shape-determining protein RodA, protein MGTKWRLPSIDIALTVAAFLLVAMGLSIVYSATTVPGQHEGLWAKQLLWFGFALAAACLAAAIHYRLYDTFAYILYGISILLLVAVLGFGTSAMGAKRWLELGPIKFQPSELAKIATVFVLARRFDDRNLDLRRIRDWLPPLLITLVPFALVAKEPDLGTSLSFPVILVAMYFWAGMPPGHLLLGLSPVFNVALFFLTGSLLWFAAGFAVLLGAVRPKLSTLLLAVAVNGAVAYAVPHLWDQLHDYQKRRIETFLNPGQDPHGAGYQIIQSKIAIGSGGLVGKGFLRGTQKGLAFLPMRHTDFIYSVVGEELGLLGALTVVILYAVVILRGYRLALQARNGFASLMAVGLVSALFYHIIVNIMMTIGWAPVTGLPLPLLSYGGTALIVNCIQLGLLQNVAIRRQEY, encoded by the coding sequence GTGGGGACTAAGTGGCGGCTGCCATCGATCGACATCGCGCTCACCGTGGCCGCGTTCCTGCTCGTCGCCATGGGGCTGTCGATCGTCTACAGCGCCACCACGGTGCCGGGGCAGCACGAAGGGCTCTGGGCCAAGCAGCTGCTGTGGTTCGGCTTCGCGCTGGCCGCGGCGTGTCTGGCGGCGGCGATCCACTACCGGCTCTACGACACGTTCGCCTACATCCTCTACGGCATCTCGATCCTGCTGCTGGTGGCCGTGCTCGGCTTCGGCACGAGCGCGATGGGCGCCAAACGCTGGCTGGAGCTGGGCCCCATCAAGTTCCAGCCCTCCGAGCTGGCCAAGATCGCCACCGTGTTCGTGCTCGCGCGGCGCTTCGACGACCGTAATCTCGACCTGCGCAGGATCCGCGACTGGCTGCCGCCGCTGCTGATCACGCTGGTGCCGTTCGCGCTCGTGGCCAAGGAGCCCGACCTCGGGACTTCGCTGTCGTTCCCGGTGATCCTGGTGGCGATGTACTTCTGGGCGGGCATGCCCCCCGGCCACCTGCTGCTCGGCCTCTCGCCGGTGTTCAACGTGGCGCTCTTCTTCCTGACCGGATCGCTCCTGTGGTTCGCGGCTGGCTTCGCGGTCCTGCTCGGCGCGGTCCGGCCCAAGCTGTCGACGTTGCTGCTGGCCGTGGCCGTCAACGGCGCGGTCGCCTATGCGGTGCCGCACCTCTGGGACCAGCTGCACGACTACCAGAAGCGCCGCATCGAGACCTTCCTCAATCCCGGCCAGGATCCGCACGGCGCGGGCTACCAGATCATCCAGTCCAAGATCGCGATCGGGTCGGGAGGACTCGTGGGGAAGGGATTCCTGCGCGGAACGCAGAAGGGCCTCGCGTTCCTGCCCATGCGGCACACCGACTTCATCTACTCGGTGGTGGGCGAGGAGCTCGGCCTGCTGGGCGCGTTGACCGTGGTGATACTGTACGCGGTCGTGATTCTTCGTGGCTATCGACTGGCGCTGCAGGCGCGCAACGGCTTCGCCAGCCTGATGGCGGTGGGACTGGTCTCCGCGCTCTTCTATCACATCATCGTCAACATCATGATGACGATCGGCTGGGCTCCGGTGACCGGTCTTCCGCTGCCGCTGCTCTCCTATGGCGGAACCGCCCTGATCGTCAACTGCATTCAGCTCGGCCTGCTGCAGAACGTCGCCATCCGACGTCAGGAATACTGA
- a CDS encoding PorV/PorQ family protein encodes MRAQRILGMAAVILVLGSGVALAAGDDRLGTSGAPELRLPIGARNVGMSGANLGAVSGVESIFYNPAGIVGNDSPTEVMFSNTQFIADMAVNFVGVAQKMGNVGTVGLSAKVFSVGEIAFTSETAPDGTGEMFSPTFATLGLTYGRQMTDRVNFGGTVYYVAEKILQETASGVAFDFGFQYDTGFQGLMLGLAMKNFGPSLEFDGADFDQNIVLPGDDPQASPRTVGSGSAHFELPSNFQFGMSYPLMQGANSVMVHGLYQNNSYAMDDGRIGAEYMYRKDAALRLGYKYSGNEDDLFGLTYGAGVRVGLGSANLWVDYAGQQVSEFFDDVHHISLNLAF; translated from the coding sequence ATGAGAGCACAGCGAATTCTCGGGATGGCCGCGGTCATCCTCGTTCTTGGATCGGGTGTGGCCCTCGCGGCCGGGGACGACCGGCTCGGCACGTCCGGCGCCCCTGAACTCCGATTGCCGATCGGTGCCCGCAACGTGGGCATGAGCGGCGCGAACCTCGGCGCCGTGAGCGGCGTGGAGTCGATCTTCTACAACCCCGCCGGGATCGTGGGCAACGACTCACCCACTGAGGTCATGTTCAGCAACACGCAGTTCATCGCGGACATGGCCGTGAACTTCGTGGGGGTCGCGCAGAAGATGGGCAATGTCGGCACGGTGGGGCTGAGCGCCAAGGTGTTCAGCGTGGGGGAGATTGCCTTCACGTCCGAGACCGCTCCGGATGGCACCGGCGAGATGTTCTCGCCGACCTTCGCGACGCTCGGACTGACCTACGGCCGGCAGATGACGGATCGCGTGAACTTCGGCGGCACCGTGTACTACGTGGCCGAGAAAATTCTACAGGAGACGGCGTCCGGCGTGGCGTTCGACTTCGGCTTCCAGTACGACACCGGATTCCAGGGGCTGATGCTGGGTCTGGCCATGAAGAACTTCGGCCCGAGTCTGGAGTTCGATGGCGCCGACTTCGACCAGAACATCGTCCTCCCGGGCGATGATCCGCAGGCGTCGCCGCGCACCGTGGGCTCGGGCTCGGCGCATTTCGAGCTGCCGTCCAACTTTCAGTTCGGCATGTCATACCCGCTGATGCAGGGTGCGAACTCGGTCATGGTGCACGGCCTGTACCAGAACAACAGCTACGCCATGGACGACGGGCGCATCGGGGCGGAGTACATGTACCGCAAGGACGCCGCGCTGCGTCTCGGCTACAAGTACAGCGGGAACGAGGACGATCTGTTCGGACTGACCTACGGGGCCGGCGTCCGGGTCGGACTCGGCAGCGCGAACCTGTGGGTGGACTATGCGGGGCAGCAGGTCAGCGAGTTCTTCGATGACGTCCACCACATCTCGTTGAACCTCGCCTTCTAG
- a CDS encoding Glu/Leu/Phe/Val dehydrogenase — MRAEGVNTQKELNPLANAERQFEEAAARLNLPAGIKEFIKRPRRITIVSLPVQMDDGTIRIFTGYRVQHSIIRGPAKGGIRYHPGVTLEEVEALAAWMTWKCAVVNIPFGGGKGGIICDPDKLSKTELEKLTRRYAADLSDLFGPESDVPAPDVNTNEQVMAWIVDTYSMHERKTEYAVVTGKPLEVGGSAGRREATGRGVLFCVREACEHLKIPLRGARVAVQGFGNVGSVSADLMNKDGAKIVAVSDVTGGIHNEGGLDIPALLAYVADHRGVKGFPGGKALSTPIVEHDCDILVPAALESVITAENADRVLARIVAEGANGPTTPDADRILQNKGVFVIPDILCNSGGVTVSYFEWVQNRMGLYWPEAEVNQRLEHTMVQAFRDVLNKSLEHHVDMRVAAFMVAIERVVKVIMLRGVYA; from the coding sequence ATGCGTGCCGAAGGGGTCAACACGCAAAAAGAGCTGAATCCGCTCGCCAACGCCGAGCGTCAGTTCGAGGAAGCCGCCGCCCGCCTCAACCTGCCGGCTGGCATCAAGGAGTTCATCAAACGACCGCGGCGCATCACCATCGTGTCGCTGCCGGTCCAGATGGACGACGGGACCATCCGGATCTTCACGGGATACCGGGTGCAGCACTCGATCATCCGCGGGCCCGCGAAAGGCGGCATCCGTTACCACCCCGGCGTCACGCTCGAGGAAGTGGAGGCCCTGGCGGCCTGGATGACCTGGAAGTGCGCGGTGGTCAACATCCCCTTCGGCGGCGGCAAGGGCGGCATCATCTGCGACCCCGACAAGCTCTCCAAGACCGAGCTCGAGAAGCTGACGCGGCGTTACGCGGCGGACCTCTCCGATCTCTTCGGCCCCGAGAGCGACGTGCCTGCGCCCGACGTCAACACCAACGAGCAGGTGATGGCGTGGATCGTGGACACCTACTCCATGCACGAGCGGAAGACCGAGTACGCGGTCGTCACCGGCAAGCCACTCGAGGTTGGCGGCTCGGCCGGACGCCGCGAAGCCACCGGACGCGGCGTGCTGTTCTGCGTGCGCGAGGCATGCGAGCACCTGAAGATACCCCTGCGCGGCGCGCGCGTGGCGGTTCAGGGCTTCGGAAATGTCGGCTCGGTCTCCGCCGACCTCATGAACAAGGACGGCGCCAAGATCGTCGCGGTGTCCGACGTCACCGGGGGCATCCACAACGAAGGCGGGCTCGACATCCCCGCCTTGCTCGCTTACGTGGCCGACCACCGCGGGGTCAAGGGCTTCCCCGGCGGCAAAGCGCTGTCCACGCCGATCGTCGAGCACGACTGCGACATCCTCGTTCCAGCCGCGCTCGAGAGCGTGATCACGGCCGAGAACGCGGATCGAGTCCTCGCCCGCATCGTCGCCGAGGGCGCCAACGGGCCTACCACGCCGGACGCCGATCGGATCCTCCAGAACAAGGGCGTCTTCGTGATCCCCGACATCCTCTGCAACTCGGGAGGCGTCACGGTCTCGTATTTCGAATGGGTCCAGAACAGAATGGGTCTCTACTGGCCCGAAGCCGAGGTCAACCAGCGCCTCGAGCACACCATGGTCCAGGCCTTCCGCGACGTGCTGAACAAATCCCTCGAGCACCACGTCGACATGCGGGTGGCGGCCTTCATGGTGGCGATCGAGCGGGTGGTCAAGGTCATCATGCTGCGCGGCGTCTACGCCTGA
- the mreD gene encoding rod shape-determining protein MreD produces the protein MRGLGALATALIAVLLLRSTALASLAARGIVIDVLTFATVAWALRRGAGWGATFGFALGLFADLDTAHWLGRHALILSLLGYVVGRLSGTLVQESPRTQFVLLLIATAAHLTWTAAFELGGFHAWQVMVTRVALGSVVTAFLGALVLSIIRRLGGRTILGHADLQSGKTL, from the coding sequence ATGAGAGGCCTGGGCGCGCTGGCGACCGCTCTGATCGCGGTGTTGCTGCTGCGCTCGACCGCCCTGGCCTCGCTCGCCGCGCGTGGCATCGTGATCGACGTGCTGACGTTCGCCACGGTGGCCTGGGCCTTGCGGCGCGGGGCGGGCTGGGGCGCGACGTTCGGCTTCGCGCTCGGCCTGTTCGCGGACCTCGACACCGCGCACTGGCTCGGTCGCCACGCGCTGATCCTGAGTTTGCTGGGCTACGTCGTCGGCCGTCTGTCGGGAACGCTGGTGCAGGAGAGTCCGCGCACGCAGTTCGTCCTGCTGCTGATCGCCACCGCCGCGCACCTCACGTGGACGGCGGCCTTCGAGCTCGGGGGATTCCACGCCTGGCAGGTGATGGTCACGCGAGTGGCGCTCGGCTCGGTGGTGACGGCGTTCCTCGGCGCCTTGGTGCTTTCGATCATCCGCCGTCTGGGCGGACGCACGATCCTGGGACATGCAGACCTACAATCAGGAAAGACGCTCTAA
- a CDS encoding rod shape-determining protein, with protein MFLDSLMGFFSTDVAMDLGTANTLVYVRGRGIVLNEPSVVAVDKASGRVLAVGSEAKLMLGRTPDEINAIRPLKDGVIADFEVTEDLLREFVHKVQKHKFLVRPRIIICVPSGITEVEKRAVIDSAVRAGCREPVLLVPEPIAAAIGVGLPVDTPTGNMVVDIGGGTTEIAVIALNGIVTKTSIRVGGDEMDEAIANYAKKAYNMLIGEQTAERIKIEIGSAFPLPEEMDMEIKGRDLVRGIPRTLRVSSVEIREALQEPIGNIVNAVRESLERTPPELAADIVDRGIFLSGGGALLRGLDLLLREVTNLNIRVAQDPLTAVVLGAGKVLEHLEDYGKVIIGGHRD; from the coding sequence ATGTTTCTCGATAGCTTGATGGGTTTTTTCTCGACCGACGTCGCGATGGATCTTGGCACCGCCAACACGCTGGTGTACGTGCGCGGCCGCGGAATCGTTCTCAACGAGCCGTCGGTGGTCGCCGTCGACAAAGCCTCGGGACGCGTGCTCGCCGTCGGCAGCGAAGCCAAGCTGATGCTCGGCCGCACGCCGGACGAGATCAACGCCATTCGTCCGCTCAAGGACGGCGTCATCGCGGACTTCGAAGTCACGGAAGACCTTTTGCGCGAGTTCGTGCACAAGGTGCAGAAGCACAAGTTCCTGGTGAGGCCGCGCATCATCATCTGCGTCCCCTCCGGAATCACCGAGGTCGAGAAGCGCGCGGTCATCGACTCCGCGGTGCGGGCCGGGTGCCGTGAGCCGGTGCTGCTCGTGCCGGAGCCCATCGCCGCGGCGATCGGCGTGGGCCTCCCCGTGGATACGCCGACCGGGAACATGGTGGTCGACATCGGCGGCGGCACCACCGAGATCGCGGTCATCGCGCTCAACGGCATCGTAACCAAGACTTCGATCCGCGTGGGCGGCGACGAGATGGACGAGGCCATCGCCAACTACGCGAAGAAGGCCTACAATATGCTCATCGGCGAGCAGACCGCCGAGCGCATCAAGATCGAGATCGGCTCCGCTTTCCCGCTGCCCGAAGAAATGGACATGGAGATCAAGGGCCGCGACCTGGTGCGCGGGATCCCGCGCACGCTGAGAGTCTCGAGCGTCGAGATCCGTGAAGCGCTCCAGGAACCGATCGGCAACATCGTGAACGCGGTGCGAGAATCGCTCGAGCGCACGCCTCCCGAGCTGGCCGCCGACATCGTGGACCGCGGCATCTTTCTCAGCGGCGGCGGCGCGTTGCTCCGCGGCCTGGACCTGCTCTTGCGCGAAGTCACCAACCTCAACATCCGGGTCGCGCAGGACCCGCTCACCGCCGTCGTCCTGGGAGCGGGCAAGGTCCTCGAACATCTCGAGGACTACGGAAAGGTCATCATCGGCGGTCACAGGGACTGA